In one window of Nitrospirota bacterium DNA:
- a CDS encoding glycosyltransferase translates to MSEPLLSVCLITYNHAKYIREAIDGVLMQKVNFTWELIVADDFSTDGTREIVLEYARNYPAFIKLILQERNVGAAQNWMDLMAAPSGKYIAYFEGDDFWTDPSKLQRQVDALENNTDLAGCFSNAIIVDDNGQIISVDYFAFYNKKVKPEIRTEDIVPFGMSPSNSLVFRREILVNPPDWFARNSRHSGLDLLITLHGILYCINEKLGAYRIRPGGSWSLAPLSTRLMSDLLFLKPLYQDEHMYRNHGPVIIGVIKNEILCLLELKHQQEACGTIVGIILKLLFSYPRNMSFFILLPYWIFKYFMGKIVQKSIRHFKTVINIYW, encoded by the coding sequence ATGAGTGAGCCGCTACTTTCAGTCTGTTTAATTACGTATAATCATGCCAAATACATCAGAGAAGCCATAGATGGTGTATTGATGCAAAAGGTGAATTTTACTTGGGAACTGATAGTCGCGGACGATTTTTCGACAGACGGGACAAGGGAGATAGTATTGGAGTATGCACGTAACTATCCAGCATTCATTAAGCTCATTCTCCAGGAACGGAATGTGGGGGCTGCGCAGAACTGGATGGATCTGATGGCTGCGCCGTCAGGGAAATATATCGCCTATTTTGAAGGCGATGACTTCTGGACTGATCCGAGCAAGCTTCAGAGACAGGTGGACGCACTTGAAAATAATACTGATTTAGCTGGATGCTTCTCAAATGCAATTATCGTCGACGATAATGGGCAGATCATTTCCGTTGATTATTTTGCTTTCTACAATAAAAAAGTTAAACCTGAAATCAGGACTGAAGATATTGTCCCCTTCGGCATGTCGCCAAGCAATTCATTGGTATTCAGAAGGGAGATACTCGTTAACCCTCCTGACTGGTTTGCCAGAAATAGTAGGCATAGCGGGCTCGATCTTTTGATTACATTGCACGGTATCTTGTACTGCATAAATGAGAAGCTCGGTGCTTATAGAATTCGCCCCGGTGGCAGTTGGTCATTAGCACCGCTTTCGACTCGTTTGATGAGTGATTTACTTTTTTTGAAACCCCTGTATCAAGACGAGCACATGTATCGCAATCACGGGCCTGTTATCATCGGAGTAATAAAGAATGAAATACTTTGCTTGCTCGAATTAAAACATCAGCAGGAAGCCTGCGGTACGATTGTCGGTATTATTTTGAAATTATTGTTTTCTTATCCGAGGAATATGAGTTTTTTCATTCTTCTTCCCTATTGGATATTTAAATATTTTAT
- a CDS encoding class I SAM-dependent methyltransferase produces the protein MIMGRNYNDELDDSDNSENEKYAYNFDFDVMHPYMIKSFEPFFNKGSLLELGSYKGNFTRRFLSYFDDITCVEASDVAVVEAKKKLGEQVKFVHSLFENATLPMHYDNIVMTHVLEHLDDPVMIMKRVNDEWLAENGRFFLVCPNANAPSRQIAVKMGLISHNAAVTRAEAEHGHRRTYSLDTLERDAVEAGLKVVHRSGIFFKALANFQWDKLLHTDIISKEYLEGCYQLGQQYPDFCSSIFLMCKKGHKNE, from the coding sequence ATGATCATGGGAAGGAACTATAACGACGAGTTGGATGATTCGGATAATTCCGAAAATGAAAAATATGCCTATAACTTCGATTTCGACGTGATGCATCCCTATATGATCAAATCGTTTGAGCCTTTCTTCAATAAGGGGAGCCTGCTGGAACTGGGAAGCTATAAGGGCAACTTCACCAGAAGATTTCTCTCCTACTTCGATGATATTACCTGCGTTGAAGCATCGGATGTCGCCGTTGTGGAAGCCAAAAAGAAACTTGGTGAACAGGTGAAGTTCGTGCATTCACTTTTCGAAAATGCGACCCTGCCCATGCACTATGACAATATCGTAATGACCCATGTGTTGGAACACTTGGATGATCCTGTGATGATAATGAAACGCGTCAACGATGAGTGGCTGGCGGAGAACGGCAGGTTTTTTCTAGTTTGTCCCAATGCGAACGCTCCTTCCCGGCAGATCGCCGTCAAGATGGGATTAATCTCTCATAATGCTGCCGTTACTCGGGCAGAGGCAGAGCATGGGCATCGTCGCACCTATTCATTGGATACTTTGGAAAGGGATGCTGTAGAGGCTGGGCTGAAGGTGGTGCATCGGTCAGGTATCTTTTTTAAGGCTTTGGCGAACTTCCAGTGGGATAAATTGCTGCACACGGACATCATCTCTAAAGAATATCTTGAGGGCTGTTATCAGTTGGGACAGCAATATCCTGATTTCTGTTCAAGTATTTTCTTGATGTGTAAAAAGGGTCACAAGAATGAGTGA
- a CDS encoding glycosylase encodes MFHWEKLGKIFDPREHVNESWLQEFAQSPSTLLYERHVRVYFCSRPAPASAGQYLSYLTYIDLDRWDLLKVINICSNPILSLGAYGTFDEFGTNPISVIRYQDQVRVYYAGWTRCESVPFNGAIGLAISHDNGDSFARLGDGPVLSYSPDEPFLLGSPRIRKYGEKWYLWYVSGKEWLKTDSKPEPVYKIRMASSDDGINWSKLGRDLIPDRLGAHECQACPDVTYRDGKYHMFMSYRPSHNYKSKEGGYRIGYSCSDDMINWCRRDELVGLDVSEEGWDSEMVSYPHLFMLDGETYMLYQGNGMGLAGIGLAKLDGAWHWSDNCTG; translated from the coding sequence ATGTTTCACTGGGAAAAGCTCGGAAAAATCTTTGATCCGCGAGAACATGTAAATGAAAGCTGGCTGCAGGAGTTTGCACAATCCCCTTCAACGCTCCTATACGAAAGACATGTCCGGGTCTATTTTTGTTCGAGGCCTGCGCCTGCTTCGGCTGGCCAGTATCTTAGTTATCTGACCTACATTGACCTGGACCGCTGGGACCTGCTGAAGGTCATCAATATCTGCAGTAACCCGATCTTGAGCTTGGGCGCATATGGGACATTCGATGAGTTCGGGACGAACCCGATCTCTGTGATCCGCTATCAGGATCAGGTGCGGGTGTACTACGCAGGGTGGACCCGATGTGAGTCTGTGCCGTTCAACGGAGCTATAGGACTGGCAATAAGCCACGATAACGGCGACTCATTTGCCAGACTGGGAGATGGACCTGTCCTCTCCTACAGTCCTGATGAGCCATTCTTGCTTGGCAGTCCCAGGATCAGAAAATACGGAGAAAAATGGTATCTGTGGTATGTATCCGGTAAAGAATGGCTGAAGACAGACAGTAAACCTGAGCCGGTCTATAAGATACGCATGGCATCTTCTGATGACGGCATTAACTGGAGCAAGCTTGGAAGAGATCTGATCCCGGACAGGTTGGGTGCGCATGAGTGCCAGGCATGTCCTGATGTGACATATCGTGATGGGAAATACCATATGTTCATGTCTTACCGGCCTAGCCATAACTACAAGAGTAAAGAGGGCGGGTACCGGATCGGGTACTCATGCTCTGACGACATGATCAATTGGTGCAGACGCGATGAGCTCGTCGGATTGGACGTCTCTGAAGAAGGATGGGATTCGGAAATGGTGAGTTACCCGCATCTGTTCATGCTCGATGGAGAAACATACATGCTGTACCAGGGCAATGGCATGGGGCTGGCCGGTATCGGATTGGCGAAATTGGACGGCGCCTGGCATTGGAGTGACAATTGCACTGGGTGA
- a CDS encoding ATP-grasp domain-containing protein, whose product MRPKHRVLIFPAGSEIGLEIYNSLKYSHHTDVFGASGKSDHASYVYEEARYIEEPLYIDQPDFIVRFNRLIQTFQIGFVYPTHDTVACFLSEHQAEIDACIVTSCYETNRIARFKQLTYDRFRSFGFCPAVFDEPYDDLPFPVFLKPNDGQGGKGTYVAGNAEDLRFYLGKKTDLLVTEFLPGEELSVDCFTDGRGKLLFIGPRTRERIQMGISFRSTAVELTDEIRHIAQDINETVSLNGAWFFQVKKDGRGDHKLMEFAPRQSSTMGLYRHCGVNFALLSLFNAMGTPVEILQNNYAVQLDRCLHNRFKASFEFQRVYIDFDETVVAGKHVHDRIMAFLYQCRNKGIAVVLLTKHLQSIGETLRACGISEYLFEKIVHISDHQEKWTFIDPEGAIFIDNYWFDRRAVKEKWDIPVFDVDSVECLLR is encoded by the coding sequence ATGAGACCGAAACATCGTGTGTTGATCTTTCCGGCCGGCTCTGAAATAGGGCTGGAGATATATAACTCGCTGAAATACAGTCATCACACCGATGTTTTCGGTGCGTCAGGCAAGAGCGATCATGCTTCCTATGTCTACGAAGAGGCTCGATATATTGAAGAGCCGCTCTATATTGACCAGCCCGATTTTATCGTACGTTTCAACCGATTAATTCAGACGTTTCAAATCGGGTTCGTATATCCGACGCACGATACGGTCGCCTGCTTTCTCTCAGAGCATCAAGCTGAAATAGATGCCTGCATAGTAACATCGTGTTACGAGACAAATCGGATCGCCCGGTTCAAACAGCTGACCTATGATCGTTTCAGGTCTTTCGGTTTCTGTCCGGCGGTGTTCGATGAGCCGTATGACGATCTTCCGTTCCCGGTTTTCCTGAAACCGAATGACGGACAGGGCGGTAAAGGGACTTATGTGGCCGGGAACGCGGAGGACTTGAGATTCTATTTAGGGAAGAAAACCGATCTGCTGGTCACGGAGTTCCTTCCCGGGGAAGAGCTTAGCGTCGACTGCTTTACCGATGGTAGGGGTAAACTTCTGTTTATTGGTCCCAGAACACGCGAGAGGATCCAGATGGGAATTTCGTTCCGGTCCACTGCCGTGGAACTAACCGATGAGATAAGGCACATTGCTCAAGACATAAATGAAACGGTCTCTCTGAACGGGGCCTGGTTTTTTCAGGTTAAGAAGGACGGCAGGGGAGACCATAAGCTCATGGAGTTTGCACCCCGCCAGTCGAGCACCATGGGTCTCTATCGGCATTGTGGAGTGAATTTTGCGCTTTTGAGCCTCTTCAATGCGATGGGGACGCCGGTCGAGATATTGCAGAACAACTATGCTGTTCAGCTTGACCGTTGCCTGCATAACAGGTTCAAGGCTTCATTCGAATTCCAGCGCGTGTATATTGATTTTGATGAGACCGTGGTAGCTGGAAAGCATGTCCATGACCGTATTATGGCCTTCTTATATCAATGCCGTAATAAGGGGATAGCTGTCGTGCTGCTTACGAAACATCTGCAGAGCATCGGGGAGACGCTGCGTGCCTGCGGCATTTCTGAGTACCTGTTTGAAAAAATAGTCCATATTTCCGATCATCAGGAGAAGTGGACCTTTATTGATCCTGAAGGGGCTATATTCATCGACAATTATTGGTTCGACCGGCGCGCAGTGAAAGAAAAATGGGACATCCCGGTGTTTGATGTGGATAGTGTCGAATGTCTGCTTCGATAG
- a CDS encoding class I SAM-dependent methyltransferase, whose translation MKNELDDHIGAYSGESLYDFDNEIQLTWYPERVMQLSEGASSLLELGLGHGIAANAFDRQFKRHVVVEASPSVIRNFHRRFPDVNVEIAEHYFETFDTSERFDVIVFGYILEHVGDPIQILKRFRNFLTSGGRMFVTVPNAEVLNRRLGHLAGLLPDMKQLSEHDLLLGHKRYYTIDSLRKDIEDAGCTITRLEGIYLKPLTTRQLISLDLDEKIIRALCMAGIVYPELCCSVLAEVAPAAD comes from the coding sequence ATGAAAAATGAGCTGGATGATCACATCGGAGCATATTCGGGAGAGAGCCTCTATGATTTTGATAATGAGATCCAGTTAACGTGGTATCCCGAACGGGTAATGCAGCTCTCAGAAGGTGCATCCTCTCTGCTTGAGCTGGGTCTCGGACACGGGATAGCCGCGAACGCTTTCGACCGGCAGTTCAAACGCCATGTCGTAGTGGAAGCATCTCCGTCTGTGATCAGGAATTTTCACCGACGGTTCCCTGATGTGAATGTCGAAATTGCTGAACACTACTTTGAAACATTTGATACCTCCGAGCGATTTGATGTGATCGTATTCGGTTATATTCTCGAGCACGTCGGTGATCCGATACAAATATTGAAGCGGTTCCGAAACTTCCTGACGTCGGGCGGCAGGATGTTCGTGACCGTGCCCAATGCCGAGGTATTAAACCGAAGGCTCGGCCATCTGGCAGGCCTACTGCCTGATATGAAGCAGCTTTCCGAGCATGACCTGCTCCTGGGACATAAGCGCTACTACACGATCGATTCGCTCCGGAAGGACATTGAGGATGCCGGCTGTACGATTACGCGGTTGGAGGGCATATATCTCAAGCCTTTGACCACTCGCCAACTCATCTCGCTGGATCTCGATGAGAAGATTATCCGGGCGCTCTGTATGGCCGGGATCGTTTATCCTGAGCTCTGCTGCAGTGTCCTGGCAGAAGTCGCGCCGGCGGCTGATTGA
- a CDS encoding WbqC family protein, which produces MKIGIMQPYFLPYIGYYQLIQAVDAFIVYDNIQYTKKGWVNRNRFLQQGRDVTFSIPLKKDSDFLNIKDRRLSADFNKVRLLNKTKEAYRRAPYFEQVFPLIEDIFLYGDANLFGFIYNSILRICEYLHIGTETIISSAVPIDHSLKNQDKVLAFCKAMGADTYLNSIGGLDLYSKETFREKGIDLQFIRPKPFEYPQFGNEFVAWLSIMDVMMFNSRDILIAAIAGNYDLV; this is translated from the coding sequence ATGAAAATAGGCATTATGCAGCCTTATTTTCTGCCTTATATCGGTTATTATCAGTTAATTCAGGCGGTTGATGCGTTCATTGTCTACGATAATATTCAGTACACAAAAAAAGGCTGGGTCAACAGGAATCGCTTTCTGCAGCAGGGCAGGGATGTGACCTTTTCTATTCCCCTTAAGAAAGACTCTGACTTCCTGAACATAAAAGATAGGCGGTTATCCGCTGACTTCAACAAAGTGAGACTGCTGAACAAAACAAAGGAAGCATACAGGCGTGCCCCGTATTTTGAGCAGGTCTTCCCGTTGATCGAGGACATATTTCTGTATGGCGATGCGAATCTGTTCGGCTTCATCTATAACTCGATCCTCAGGATCTGCGAATACCTGCATATAGGGACTGAGACAATAATTTCGTCAGCCGTTCCGATCGACCACTCCCTGAAGAACCAGGACAAAGTCCTTGCCTTTTGCAAAGCAATGGGGGCAGACACGTATCTGAACAGTATCGGCGGCTTGGATCTGTATTCAAAAGAAACATTCCGCGAGAAGGGCATTGATCTGCAGTTCATCAGACCAAAACCTTTCGAGTATCCGCAGTTCGGCAATGAGTTCGTGGCTTGGCTGTCTATCATGGATGTGATGATGTTCAATTCCAGAGATATACTTATCGCGGCAATAGCCGGCAACTATGACCTTGTATAG
- a CDS encoding DegT/DnrJ/EryC1/StrS family aminotransferase, which yields MKNIYVTRPYLPPLEEFLPYLENIWESKWLTNNGPYHQELEKKMAEYLGVKHLALFANGTLALLTALQALEITGEVITTPFTFVATAHALLWNGIKPVFVDMRSKTFNLDPEEIEAAITPQTTAILPVHVYGHPCDVERIREIADAHGFKIIYDAAHAFGVTYKGQSLLTHGDLSILSFHATKVFNTFEGGAIICHDEETKKRIDDLKNFGYAGELNVVGTGINAKMNELQAAFGLVQLKHVDKAIALRREVDAHYREQLSSVQGVTCPSLPLDTCYNYSYFPIVIEEDYPLSCEGLNDALRNQGIFPRRYFYPLISEFPMYKDLPSAAHTNLPVARKVAERVLCLPIYPGLDSASIETITSIIRDV from the coding sequence ATGAAAAACATCTACGTAACAAGGCCATATCTTCCGCCCTTGGAGGAATTCCTGCCCTATCTCGAAAATATTTGGGAAAGCAAGTGGCTGACCAACAACGGTCCATATCATCAAGAGCTTGAAAAAAAGATGGCTGAATATCTGGGTGTTAAGCACCTTGCTCTGTTTGCAAACGGGACGCTTGCCCTGCTTACGGCACTTCAGGCACTGGAAATCACGGGAGAGGTGATTACCACACCTTTTACGTTTGTTGCAACAGCGCATGCTCTCCTCTGGAATGGCATTAAGCCGGTCTTCGTTGACATGCGTTCTAAAACGTTCAATCTCGACCCTGAGGAGATCGAGGCTGCAATCACGCCGCAGACCACGGCGATTCTTCCAGTGCATGTATATGGGCATCCGTGCGACGTGGAGCGTATTCGGGAAATAGCTGATGCCCACGGTTTCAAGATCATCTATGATGCGGCACATGCATTCGGCGTCACATATAAGGGGCAGAGCCTGTTAACGCATGGAGACCTCTCGATATTAAGTTTCCATGCCACCAAAGTGTTCAATACGTTTGAAGGCGGAGCCATTATCTGTCACGACGAAGAGACAAAAAAGAGGATTGACGACCTGAAGAATTTCGGGTACGCTGGCGAACTAAATGTGGTTGGTACCGGCATAAACGCAAAAATGAATGAACTGCAGGCAGCTTTTGGGCTTGTGCAGCTCAAACACGTTGACAAGGCGATCGCACTGCGGCGAGAGGTTGACGCACATTACAGGGAGCAGCTGTCGTCAGTCCAGGGGGTCACCTGCCCGTCATTACCTTTAGACACCTGTTATAACTATTCGTATTTTCCCATCGTTATTGAAGAGGATTATCCGCTTTCCTGTGAGGGACTTAATGATGCGCTTCGTAACCAAGGGATTTTTCCAAGGCGCTATTTCTATCCATTGATCAGCGAGTTCCCGATGTATAAGGACCTGCCTTCTGCTGCGCATACTAATCTCCCGGTCGCGAGAAAGGTGGCAGAACGCGTTCTCTGCCTGCCGATCTATCCCGGACTGGACAGTGCATCAATTGAGACAATAACCTCAATCATACGGGATGTGTGA